A window of the Apostichopus japonicus isolate 1M-3 chromosome 8, ASM3797524v1, whole genome shotgun sequence genome harbors these coding sequences:
- the LOC139971126 gene encoding JNK1/MAPK8-associated membrane protein-like isoform X1, which produces MLRMNSRYYLNQPDPFGPMSSSLFQEGQKTCPGLYCGRTVLSSEGGEANYSACGACPRGYQPNSESLCTECADDMRLYDWLYLGFMCLIPLMLNFFFTEMFAKKANVILLHVSSILESIIAAVLALLVVDPKGRMNLNTCRVKRLSDWYTMFKNPQPSYSVTLHCTQEAVFPLFSVVLIYYAFNLALMMIVRPMLSYKFCKNLGRSSIYAALYFHPILVVFHAVFSGLVYFSFPYVVTAASLTTHAVHFAFQGIQKPMQLLTKKRSLVILLLHWLVHAFSIVAITEFRKPLRDSLLFLLLPVPAMFYLLTAKFTDPSEQT; this is translated from the exons ATGCTAAGAATGAATTCCAGATACTATTTAAATCAACCAGACCCATTCGGGCCAA TGTCAAGCAGTTTGTTCCAAGAAGGTCAAAAGACTTGCCCGGGGTTATATTGTGGAAGGACAGTGCTCTCGTCTGAAGGTGGTGAAGCAAACTATTCCGCTTGTGGA GCTTGTCCACGTGGCTATCAACCGAACAGTGAATCGCTATGTACCGAATGTGCAGATGATATGCGTCTATATGACTGGCTCTACTTGGGCTTCATGTGCCTCATCCCTCTGATGCTCAATTTCTTCTTCACAGAGATGTTTGCCAAGAAGGCAAA tGTGATTCTACTTCATGTGTCCAGTATCCTTGAATCGATAATTGCGGCTGTTTTAGCCCTTTTAGTTGTGGACCCAAAAG GGCGAATGAACCTTAATACTTGTCGAGTGAAACGATTATCTGACTGGTACACAATGTTTAAGAATCCCCAGCCGAGCTATTCGGTGACTTTGCATTGCACTCAGGAAGCAGTATTCCCGCT ATTTTCAGTGGTTCTAATATATTATGCTTTTAACCTAGCTTTGATGATGATTGTCAGACCCATGCTCTCCTACAAATTCTGCAAAAATCTTGGCCGTAGCTCAATTTatgctgccctctattttcATCCCATACTTGTTGTGTTTCATGCAGTCTTTTCTGGCCTTGTTT ATTTTTCCTTCCCGTATGTTGTAACCGCTGCGTCCTTGACAACACATGCGGTACACTTTGCCTTTCAAGGTATACAG AAACCAATGCAGTTACTCACTAAGAAGAGAAGTTTGGTGATATTGCTTCTTCACTGGCTGGTCCATGCCTTCAGCATCGTCGCCATCACAGAATTCAGAAAACCACTCCGGGATTCTCTTCTCTTCTTACTTCTCCCCGTCCCAGCTATGTTCTACCTTCTCACCGCCAAATTTACTGACCCGTCGGAACAGACCTGA
- the LOC139971126 gene encoding JNK1/MAPK8-associated membrane protein-like isoform X2 yields MSVSVKACPRGYQPNSESLCTECADDMRLYDWLYLGFMCLIPLMLNFFFTEMFAKKANVILLHVSSILESIIAAVLALLVVDPKGRMNLNTCRVKRLSDWYTMFKNPQPSYSVTLHCTQEAVFPLFSVVLIYYAFNLALMMIVRPMLSYKFCKNLGRSSIYAALYFHPILVVFHAVFSGLVYFSFPYVVTAASLTTHAVHFAFQGIQKPMQLLTKKRSLVILLLHWLVHAFSIVAITEFRKPLRDSLLFLLLPVPAMFYLLTAKFTDPSEQT; encoded by the exons ATGTCCGTTTCTGTCAAGGCTTGTCCACGTGGCTATCAACCGAACAGTGAATCGCTATGTACCGAATGTGCAGATGATATGCGTCTATATGACTGGCTCTACTTGGGCTTCATGTGCCTCATCCCTCTGATGCTCAATTTCTTCTTCACAGAGATGTTTGCCAAGAAGGCAAA tGTGATTCTACTTCATGTGTCCAGTATCCTTGAATCGATAATTGCGGCTGTTTTAGCCCTTTTAGTTGTGGACCCAAAAG GGCGAATGAACCTTAATACTTGTCGAGTGAAACGATTATCTGACTGGTACACAATGTTTAAGAATCCCCAGCCGAGCTATTCGGTGACTTTGCATTGCACTCAGGAAGCAGTATTCCCGCT ATTTTCAGTGGTTCTAATATATTATGCTTTTAACCTAGCTTTGATGATGATTGTCAGACCCATGCTCTCCTACAAATTCTGCAAAAATCTTGGCCGTAGCTCAATTTatgctgccctctattttcATCCCATACTTGTTGTGTTTCATGCAGTCTTTTCTGGCCTTGTTT ATTTTTCCTTCCCGTATGTTGTAACCGCTGCGTCCTTGACAACACATGCGGTACACTTTGCCTTTCAAGGTATACAG AAACCAATGCAGTTACTCACTAAGAAGAGAAGTTTGGTGATATTGCTTCTTCACTGGCTGGTCCATGCCTTCAGCATCGTCGCCATCACAGAATTCAGAAAACCACTCCGGGATTCTCTTCTCTTCTTACTTCTCCCCGTCCCAGCTATGTTCTACCTTCTCACCGCCAAATTTACTGACCCGTCGGAACAGACCTGA